A window from Pseudopipra pipra isolate bDixPip1 chromosome 25, bDixPip1.hap1, whole genome shotgun sequence encodes these proteins:
- the NGF gene encoding beta-nerve growth factor, with translation MSMLYYTLIVAFLIGTQAAPKSEDNAPLEYPAEHSLLDAHRSNRHHIPEAAPRTPHGHAAWSRREAINITVDPKIFRKRRFRSPRVLFSTEPPPVAGQGQSLGFLGGAGSLNRTARTKRSTHPVLHRGEFSVCDSVSMWVGDKTTATDIKGKEVTVLGEVNINNNVFKQYFFETKCRDPKPVSGGCRGIDAKHWNSYCTTTHTFVKALTMEGKQAAWRFIRIDTACVCVLSRKSGRP, from the coding sequence ATGTCCATGCTGTACTACACTCTGATTGTAGCTTTTTTGATCGGCACACAGGCAGCTCCAAAGTCAGAGGACAATGCTCCCCTGGAGTATCCAGCAGAACACTCCCTGCTCGATGCCCACCGGAGCAACAGGCACCACATTCCCGAGGCAGCCCCACGGACGCCCCACGGCCACGCCgcctggagcaggagagaaGCCATAAACATCACCGTGGACCCCAAAATCTTTCGGAAGAGGCGTTTCCGCTCTCCCCGGGTGCTGTTCAGCACGGAGCCCCCGCCCGTGGCGGGGCAAGGACAGAGTCTGGGATTCCTGGGCGGCGCCGGTTCCCTCAACAGGACTGCCAGGACCAAGAGGTCCACGCACCCCGTGCTGCACCGGGGGGAGTTCTCGGTGTGCGACAGCGTCAGCATGTGGGTCGGGGACAAAACCACGGCCACTGACATTAAAGGCAAAGAGGTGACGGTGCTGGGGGAGGTCAACATCAACAACAACGTCTTCAAGCAGTACTTTTTCGAGACCAAGTGCAGGGACCCCAAGCCGGTGTCGGGCGGGTGCCGCGGGATCGACGCCAAGCACTGGAACTCGTACTGCACCACCACCCACACCTTCGTCAAGGCCCTGACCATGGAGGGCAAACAGGCGGCCTGGAGGTTCATCCGCATCGACACGGCCTGCGTGTGTGTGCTCAGCAGGAAATCAGGGAGACCCTGA